In the genome of Pirellulales bacterium, the window AACATCGACATCGCGGGCGGTGGGCACTTCGCTGAGCCAGGAATTGGACCGCTGTTGAAATATCCACAGTGAGACGGCAAGCAGCACCGCCGCGGCCACGCCCAGAACCGACCAACGCCGCCAAAACAGCAGCGGCGAGTTGGCACGGGACCGGCGCTCATCAGAAAAAGCCAACTTCATCGGCCCTGCGGTTTGTTTATTCGCGGCGGTCAATTGCGACAAAGCCTTTTTCGGCAAAGCGGGAGAGCCTTGGATGAATTGATTCATGATTTCGTGCAGCACGCTCTCGGTGAACAATTCCGAAATCTGACGGTGCAGCAAGCACCAGCGAGAAAAGTGTTGGGCGAATTGCTCGTCTGAAATCAACCGAGATTCCAATTGAGCCAATTCGTCGGCATTCACCGACCCGTCCAAATAACGGCTCAAGAGCAGATCAAGTTCGGATTCATCGGACATGGTTAGCCGGTTCCTTCCTGTGCCAATTGTCGATGGATGCATCCATACAACACCTTGCGAATGCGATGCAGCATGACAAACACGCCATCGGACGACATGCCAAACCGCTGGGCAATATCAGCGACTTTTGCGTTTTGGCTGTATCGCATTTCCAATACTTCGCGCCGTCGGCCTTGAATTCGCTCCAGGCAAACCTTCAAGGCGGCCCGCCGTTCTTCCGCTTCCTGCCCGACGTGTTCCAACGCCTCCTCCAACTTCGCCAAGGCGTTTTCGCTTAACACCAGCCGATCTCTGGCCCGTGCACGGTAATACTTCAAAACGCGGTTGCGGGCAATTCCCAAGGCCCAGGAAATGAACGAGCGAGTGCGATCGAAGGAATCGAATTTTTCGGCGACTACTTGAGCCACTTCCTGAACCAAATCTTCGGCATGCTGGACGTCGAGAATGTTCGCCGTAATGTATGCCGAAATCACGGACTGCGATTGGACCCACAAACGCGCCAACTCGCGAACCGCGCTGTTTTGCGGCGTGCTTTCTTCTTCGTGTGGCGCGTCAGAAACCATCTCTATACAAACCGCTGCCTGGAATTGGCGATACCTGACCCTATTTCCCTTACCCGATCAGGGCATTTGCTTACTTAGAATCTCTGACAAATGAGTAAGCAATGAGAATCTTTTCCTTTTTGAAGGCGGTCTTGGCCGGAGAGAGAACAGATCAATAAGGCATTACTCTGCAAGCAAGTTCAGTGTGGAATAGGAAGATCTGTTTTCTCACATGAGTAGATAAGTCTTTGTTGCTTTTGATCTTACGTAACATTCGAACCGTCCATTCAGGCATCGAGTGGCTAATAGATACAGGTGAAATTCCTTGGCCGCGTGGCAAGAGTTGGACGGTGTCCAACTTCCGCCCAATATATTTGCCAGATTTTGGTTAAGTTTCGGCAAGCAGCGGGGAACTTAAGTAACGGCAGGCTAATTAGGCACGATTTGGATGGTTTTCGGGGGTCGCTGGTTGGGGAATTCGTTGTGATTTGATCCAGTTTGCACCCTGGTGATTGCCATCAGTGAGTCAGGAATTAGAGGGACAGAGGCTGAGGCACCGCGTTTGCTTCCCTCTCCAATTCCTTGTTTGCACCAGGAGTAGCGACTTATGTGTTGCAGCCTCTTTCATCGTTGCTGGACCCTTGTGGGCCTGTTTGCATTGGGGGTGTTGACTGGTGTGCCGTCGGCGTTGGCGGATTCGTACACCGTGGCCGACACCAGTGGCGGCACTTGGAACACGATTTATGGCCAGGGCTTCAATACCTCGCTAATTGGGCCAAACGGCACCAGCCCAAGTGGCTTGAACAGCGGGGACCCTGTGAGTTTGACGCAGTTTCAATTTTATAAATCAGGCACAGCCGATAGTGCTTCGAATATCCAATTGGCAATTTTCAACACCATTTACCCCAACACGGTCGGCTTATCGACCAGCACCAGCGGATACATTGGGCTTTCGACCAACACGATTGCCAGCACCAGTTCGTTGAACACTGGCGACCCGATCACTTTCACGTTCAACAACCTGGGGCTGACTTATGGGAGCGATTACGGCGCGATTCTTGTCAATGTGAGTGGAAGTTCATTGACTCCCGTTTTGGTGTCGGGGCTGACCGCCAATTATGTTGACCAGGGGGGCGGAGATTATCATCCCGTGCCGAATTACGGCACCGATAGTCAATACGCTTATACGACGAGCAATTACATCAACAGTGGTTATTTCAGTGCCTTCAGTTACGCGGGAGATGCGAATTTTACGGCAACGCTGAGTTATACCGCCGCTCCGGAGCCTTGTTCCTTGGCGTTGGCGGTGGGGTGCTTTGGCTTGTTAACCTTGGGCTGGCGTCGGCGCGCTTAAAGGGCCAGAGCGATTTACGGACAACCTGATGAAAGAGAGCTACCTGCAATTTGGGAGGCGGAGCATGACTCGGTCCCTGTGGTTTACGACTTGGATTCTGACGGCGGTGGCGCTAGTGGCCTGGGTGCGACCAATCCTGGCGGCGACGGGCACGACGGCGTTCACGGGCGACGGCAGTTGGAATTCGCTTTATGGACAGGGATTTTCACTCGGAACCGATGCGACTGGGTTTGGCGTCTTCGGTGCAACAGGGAATACCGTGAATTTAACGCAATTTCAATTCTTTAAATCGGGAAATGCAGACGCCACGGGTGTGCAATTGGCGATCGTCAACTGGGACACTAATTTCAGCAGCACCAGCCCGACGGTCGTTGGTCTCTCGACGAATACACTGGATGTAACCAGCGCGAATTACGCCGTTGGGGCGCCCATCAGTTTTACATTCAACAACCTGGCGCTGACTTATGGGCGCGGCACGTACGATCAGAACGGCTTTGGGGTTTTTGAATCTCCGGACTACGCAGCGATCTTCGTCAACAATAATGGCGGCACGCTGACGCCGGTGTTAACGCCGGTGATCATTGTCAATTACAACCAGGTGAGCATGCCGTACGATGGATACAGCGGCGACATGAATGGATGGCCAACGGAATATGTTCCGGCACACGATTATGGATATCGCCGCAATTACTTGGATACAAATAGCGTGCAGCACTATGGCGATTACTTTAAGGCGGCAACCAATTACATCAGCGGTGGTTACTTCTCAACTTTTGGTCCTTACTTCGGCGATGCCAATTTCACGGCCACGTTTACCTATACGCCGAAGCCGGGCGATTTCAATGGCGACGGCCATGTCGATGCCGGCGACATTGTGGCCATGGAACAGGCCCTGGCCAACCCCAGCGGGTTTGAATCAACCAACGGCCTCTCGCCCAGCGATTACTTAGCCTTGGGCGATTTGAACGGCGACGGCAAGGTAACCAACGCCGATCTGCAGGACTTGTTGGCCGCCCTCCAGAATGGTCATGGTTCCCTCATTGGCGTCCCAGAGCCAAGTGCGTTGGTGCTTCTAACTCTAGGCGGAATTGCGCTGCTGGGACATGGCCGGCGCTCAAGGAAACACCGATCGAGAATTTAAGACTGCCCAACCTGTCCCGCTGATGGTAGCGCTGATCGATTGAGAACGCATCGTTTCCCCGAACGCAGCGTACCCCATTGGCCTTGGAAGAAATCTCCCCCCTGCTCCTGGCGCGCCCGCGGCGCCGGGGGCGCTTTTAATTTTCAAAGCCGCTCACCGTACCGGGTCGAGGCGGACCACGAACTGTAAAAGAGGCATGGCTCATGAGGAAGCCATTGGAAAGAATGTCGCCCGTCGAATGTCATCGGCCACGCCTGCGGCGGGCGTTTACGCTCGTGGAGCTGCTGGTGGTGATTGCCATCATCGGCATATTGATTGCCCTGCTGTTGCCGGCGGTTCAGGCGGCGCGGGAGGCGGCCCACCGCTCGCAATGCCTGAATTCCATCCGGCAATTGGGCCTGGCTTGTCTGAATTACGAATCGGCGAGAAAGCACTATCCATCCGCGCTGTATGACGAGAATGGCAGCCAATACGCCGGGCCATACGGTTACATTGCCATTGTCACGCCGTACATGGAGAACAAGCTCTATCACGATTTGATTAACTTCAGCATTCGCTGGGATTATCCGGGCAACGAGCAAGTGCCTGCTACGGTGATTCCGTTCACCAAGTGCCCGTCGCAGGATAGCACAGAACCCATGATCATATTCAATCAGGACAACGGAACCCCGGGCAGCGGCATGCAGCGGGCTCATTATTACGCTGTGATGGGGGGCAAACTGGCAGATACGTGTCCGGGAAATTCGCCGTGGGAACTGACCGGCTGCGCTCCGGTAGCGTTTGGCGGGACAAATTATCCACCGCAGGCAAGTTGGCGGGGCGGCATTGCCACCAACGGCGTGATCTATCCAGCCAGCAAAACGCGCGTGAGCCAAATCAGCGACGGCACCAGCAAAACGTTTTTACTAGGAGAATGCTCGTGGGATTTCGGAACCCTCGTGGCGGGTTGGTATGCGGGCGAGGCATTTTATGGCAACACCTCGGGAACACCCGATCCCTCGGCTTACCTCCCCTACCAATTATCGACAACGGGCAACGGCTTTTGGATGTACAATGCTGCTCAGGTCTTCTATGGTATTCAAGTTGCTTCGAACGAAGCCGACCCGACTTATCCGAACAAGGGCAGGAATGCCGCCAAGGTGTCCAAACACAATGATGTGAGCTTCGGCAGCAAGCATCCCAACGGTTGCAGTTTTTGTATGGCGGACGGGTCGGCGCATTTCGTCAGCGTGAATACGGACTTGACGGTGCTGAAAGATTTAGCCAATCGCCATGACGGCCAACAGGCGAGCGTGGACCAATGACACGGTCTTGTCGAACTTTCTGTTCGTGGATTTTGGCCGCGCTGTGCCTGGCAAGTATTTGCTTAAGGCCCCGATTAGTTCGTGCAGCGCAAGACGATTATGCGGTTGGGGCTGATTTGTCGTCGTCGGCGCAGGCGGAAAAAAGCGGCATCGTTTTCAAAGATGCCGGCCAGCCCAAGCCCGCGCTGCAGTTGTTCAAAGATCACGGTTACAACTGGATTCGCCTGCGGTTGTTTCACACGCCCACGCGGCTGCCCAACAATTTGGAATACACGCTGGCCCTGGCGAAGCAAGCCAAGGCGCTGGGTTATAAGTTCCTGCTCGATTTTCACTATTCCGACACTTGGGCCGATCCGCAAAAGCAATTCATTCCCAAAGCCTGGGAAGGATTGTCGCACGAGCAATTGGTGGATGCCGTGTTCGCCTACACCCGCGACACCATCGCCGCCTTTCGCGACGCCGACGCCATGCCCGACATGGTGCAAATCGGCAACGAAGTGACCGGTGGCATGCTGTGGCCCGACGGACGGTTGCCGAATAACTGGAGCCAGTTTGCCGACTTGCTGAAAGGGGGAATTCGCGGCGTCGAAGCAGGGCGCGGCGATGCGGCCAGGCCGCTCGTGATGATCCACATCGACCGGGGGGGCGACGCCAAGGGAACCAAGTGGTTTTTTGACCAATGCCAGAAGTACGATGTGCAGTTCGACGTGATTGGCCAATCGTACTACCCGTGGTGGCACGGCAGTATTGACGACTTGCGGAACAATCTGAAGTTTATGGCCGAGACGTATCAAAAAGACATTTACGTGGTTGAGGCGGCTTACAACTGGCGGCCGGCGGAATATCGCGAAAAGCCGGGGCCGTTTCCGGAAACGCCGGAGGGGCAAAAGCAATTTCTGGAGGCGGTGAATCAGGCGGTGCTCGATACACCGCAGCACCGCGGCAAGGGCGTATTCTGGTGGGAACCCGCCGTCGGCAAGGGGGGCGTCGCCAGCCGAGGCATGTTCGATAACGACAGCAACGCTTTACCGGTGATTACGGTATTCGACGGGCCCGCCAGCGCGGCCGTTGCCAGTCACCATGATTAGCGCCGGTTCAAATTAGCGCACTAAGCTGAAAGAAGTCGTCTTAGCAGCTTCTTGATGACCTGCTCCCTAACTTGATTCCAGTTGAAATGCTAGAAAAACCTTATTTTTCTAGCAGGCCGCACTGCCCGATCGAAGGCAAACTTCCACCCGGGCAGCAATCCATGCCGCCGCATCAAGTCGAGTGCCAATTTTTCGGCTTCAGCCAGTTGCATGATGGGCTTCCGTGCCGTGGGTCAAATCGACTTACTATTTCAAGCCGTTTTTAATACTAATTCGCCGGCCTGCCATGAGCGAGCGCAGCGAGTCCCAGTGGAGGCGGCGGGAATCGAACCCGTAAGCGATTCGGCCACAAACGATAATATCGCTTGTGGTTGCGAGAATTGTCAACAGTGCCGCGCTGCACT includes:
- a CDS encoding dockerin type I domain-containing protein, which gives rise to MTRSLWFTTWILTAVALVAWVRPILAATGTTAFTGDGSWNSLYGQGFSLGTDATGFGVFGATGNTVNLTQFQFFKSGNADATGVQLAIVNWDTNFSSTSPTVVGLSTNTLDVTSANYAVGAPISFTFNNLALTYGRGTYDQNGFGVFESPDYAAIFVNNNGGTLTPVLTPVIIVNYNQVSMPYDGYSGDMNGWPTEYVPAHDYGYRRNYLDTNSVQHYGDYFKAATNYISGGYFSTFGPYFGDANFTATFTYTPKPGDFNGDGHVDAGDIVAMEQALANPSGFESTNGLSPSDYLALGDLNGDGKVTNADLQDLLAALQNGHGSLIGVPEPSALVLLTLGGIALLGHGRRSRKHRSRI
- a CDS encoding glycosyl hydrolase 53 family protein encodes the protein MTRSCRTFCSWILAALCLASICLRPRLVRAAQDDYAVGADLSSSAQAEKSGIVFKDAGQPKPALQLFKDHGYNWIRLRLFHTPTRLPNNLEYTLALAKQAKALGYKFLLDFHYSDTWADPQKQFIPKAWEGLSHEQLVDAVFAYTRDTIAAFRDADAMPDMVQIGNEVTGGMLWPDGRLPNNWSQFADLLKGGIRGVEAGRGDAARPLVMIHIDRGGDAKGTKWFFDQCQKYDVQFDVIGQSYYPWWHGSIDDLRNNLKFMAETYQKDIYVVEAAYNWRPAEYREKPGPFPETPEGQKQFLEAVNQAVLDTPQHRGKGVFWWEPAVGKGGVASRGMFDNDSNALPVITVFDGPASAAVASHHD
- a CDS encoding sigma-70 family RNA polymerase sigma factor; this translates as MVSDAPHEEESTPQNSAVRELARLWVQSQSVISAYITANILDVQHAEDLVQEVAQVVAEKFDSFDRTRSFISWALGIARNRVLKYYRARARDRLVLSENALAKLEEALEHVGQEAEERRAALKVCLERIQGRRREVLEMRYSQNAKVADIAQRFGMSSDGVFVMLHRIRKVLYGCIHRQLAQEGTG
- a CDS encoding DUF1559 domain-containing protein, with amino-acid sequence MRKPLERMSPVECHRPRLRRAFTLVELLVVIAIIGILIALLLPAVQAAREAAHRSQCLNSIRQLGLACLNYESARKHYPSALYDENGSQYAGPYGYIAIVTPYMENKLYHDLINFSIRWDYPGNEQVPATVIPFTKCPSQDSTEPMIIFNQDNGTPGSGMQRAHYYAVMGGKLADTCPGNSPWELTGCAPVAFGGTNYPPQASWRGGIATNGVIYPASKTRVSQISDGTSKTFLLGECSWDFGTLVAGWYAGEAFYGNTSGTPDPSAYLPYQLSTTGNGFWMYNAAQVFYGIQVASNEADPTYPNKGRNAAKVSKHNDVSFGSKHPNGCSFCMADGSAHFVSVNTDLTVLKDLANRHDGQQASVDQ